Below is a window of Desulfomonile tiedjei DNA.
TGTCCAGGCCGTACGCGTCGCCTTCCTTTTGGGGTTCATCTATAATTCGGCGAGCAGCAAGGTTGGTCAGATTGATTAGGTCCTGCCTTATCGTCTGGCTCTTCACCCTGATCTGTTCGGGTTTCACCATGGTCCACTTCCCGCCGTTATCTCGCTTAAGCTCCGTCTCTGCTCCATTCTTGGTGATTACGATTCGCTCCACCTGGTCGGGCGCTACACCGAGAACGGATTTGTCACGAACATCGAAGGTGGTTTTGTTGAGTGCATTTTTTAGGGTATCGGCAACAAGGAAAAGACGCGGGTCCTCTCCGACTCTGACGTAGTAGGAAGTCTTAGCAGGGTTTTTCGCGCCGAAAGAGATGTTGGTCGTCTTGCCGTCGGCGGCTACCGTGACTGAGAAGTCCGACTTATCTAGCCCGTAATCCTCCCATTTTACGTCTTTTTCCAGGATAACCTTCTCGGATTCCGCTCCCGCAATTGAGTTCAGCAGTGTGTTGACTGCGTCTTCGTCCGCTTTGGCCCTCACCGGTGCGGTCAAGACCCACATCTCCGCAGGCTTCTTAAGTTCGATCTTTCCCTTGTCCTGCGATTGCAGTTCTATCTCGACAATCTTGTCCTTTTCTAACTGAACGATCTTCTTGGCCTGCTTTTCAGCGGTCTCTTGCTTCTCCTTGTGTTTGATCTCGACCAGATATAAGTAGGCGGCCACCGCTACCAGAATTATCAGATAAACTAACACCTTGCCCAACTTCATTTGCAGAGGACCTCCGAGAAACAGTCTCGTCTAGAGCTACAGGCCTAAGACATGCGCTTTGGCACATTGGCTGGATTGGCCGTCATGCAATAACCGAGCGTCGGCGATAAAAGTAAACCGCGGCCCCTAGAATAATCCAGGCCAAAGGCATCAGAAAAACCGGGATCGCCAGAAACGCGAGCGACTCGCTTGCCGTCAACACTATCGGTTGCGATTTGCCTGATTTCGGCCGGATTGCGATGAGGTTTTCATCTTCGGCCAACCATGCGATAGAGTTCATGATCAGATCGCCGTTCCCCTGTAATTTGAAGAACTTGTTTGATGCGATGAGCGAACTGCCAAAGACTGCTATCCTGGCTTTCTTAGGTTTGGGAGGCTCCGCCTCGGCTTTGGGCTCTTGCGATGTTCCCTTTTCCGCTGAGGCTGCCTGCTCCGTCGAGTCAGGGTAAGTGACAGTGGAAACGGCCATGACCGGGATGGGGCCTTTCATCCCGAAGTTTTCATCGATGTCCGCCTTGCCCGACTGAAGCTGTTCCTCACTGATTGTCCAAGAAACAGGGCTAGTTAAGCACAGCTCTTTGGGCGCCACATCAGGAGCCGGTTTCTCTGCGACTTTCACGGACCTGGCCTCGGGGAAAAACGAAGCTAGGTCGAAGTTCTTGGTTATAGGGAACTTGATATAGGTGGTAACCACGGGCATCAATAAGTCTCCGCCGAACACCCGGCTCATGCGATCAACGATAATATCGTCTCTGGTCTCAAATCCGTAGTCCTTTAGCATGGCTGCCAGCTTGGGCGTCTTGAAGGGCTTCAGAAAAACCAGGAGGCTACCTCCACGGTTGAGGTACTCTCTGATGGAGTCCAACTCAGGATCCACCGGATCGGTCTTGGGTCCGGCAATTATCAGGATGCTGGCGTCTTTCGGCACTGATGGGGTTTGCATGAGAACCAGATCTGCCACCGTATAGTTCTGCTTCTCGATCTGCTCTTTTGCAACGCTAAATCCCTCAGCTTCAGTTGTTCCGGGCGATAACTCTCCGTGGCCCTTCAGCAGGTACGCTTTCTTGTTTTCGGTTCGCAGTAGCTTCAGTAGCGCATTGGTGAGTGTTTCCTCGTCCGCGGCGGATATGCGCTCGTCCTTTTTCCCGGCCTTCAGCACGACGGTAGGGTAGGCTTCGACTTTGTTTTGCACTGCGGTAACTCTGTCTCTATCCGGGTCTACAAAGGAGTAAGTGAAATCCGCATACACGTCTCTGTATTGATTGAGCAGGTCGCGAACGTTCTCTCGCTGGGCCTGATCCTTGGTTTCATAAAAAGCTAGGACTTCGACAGGGATCTTTTTGTCCTTAAAGGTTCCCAGGACTTTCTTGCTCTGCTCGGCCAGGGTGTATTTACCGGTCCCGGTAAGGTCCCACCTCTTGGGATGCTGCAATATTATGTATTGGATGGCGACGATGATCGCCAGGAATATCAAAATCCCGGCGGCAGTCCCGCCTCCTAATAGTAGCTGTCTTTGCAATCCGTTGGCTTTCATTCCTCACCCCCTCCACCGGTAAGTTTCAATGGAGCGCAATGTCAAAAAGAGGAAAAACGCGGTGAACAGGACAAAGAAAGATATGTCCGCCAATGAAAGTATCCCTTTATTCAACGACTCCACATGTTCCAGTATGGACAGTTGCCTCAGGACCGCGCCGGTCGTTTCATCGGTCAGGCTTGAACTCCAACTGAGCACCCAGCACAGAATTGCCGCGCCGAAAGAGATCGCGGCCGCTACGATTTGGTTCTCGGTCAGCGAAGAGATGAACATACCCAGCGCCATGAATG
It encodes the following:
- a CDS encoding DUF4340 domain-containing protein; the encoded protein is MKLGKVLVYLIILVAVAAYLYLVEIKHKEKQETAEKQAKKIVQLEKDKIVEIELQSQDKGKIELKKPAEMWVLTAPVRAKADEDAVNTLLNSIAGAESEKVILEKDVKWEDYGLDKSDFSVTVAADGKTTNISFGAKNPAKTSYYVRVGEDPRLFLVADTLKNALNKTTFDVRDKSVLGVAPDQVERIVITKNGAETELKRDNGGKWTMVKPEQIRVKSQTIRQDLINLTNLAARRIIDEPQKEGDAYGLDNPAEKIQLSGKNLDHTLQIGKTEDKEARPGSAPNRYVRVQGTDTVYVVDGKAVQEMKTDPQELRDRFLLTFKPLDIQKFEIELDGKKWLASQGNDKKWSLEQPEKKQLIDAWPITGMLWDLKDLEWKAMTKPLPQDLAAVHLDKPRLVVSLLRKDHKEPLVLKAGWEPVLPPKEGDRQTQPEAETKPAEKNDGSAGSPATPPASTLPPTINAIVDPHEEGSALFVIDAGIIERLKGDLEKLTEKK
- a CDS encoding GldG family protein, with product MKANGLQRQLLLGGGTAAGILIFLAIIVAIQYIILQHPKRWDLTGTGKYTLAEQSKKVLGTFKDKKIPVEVLAFYETKDQAQRENVRDLLNQYRDVYADFTYSFVDPDRDRVTAVQNKVEAYPTVVLKAGKKDERISAADEETLTNALLKLLRTENKKAYLLKGHGELSPGTTEAEGFSVAKEQIEKQNYTVADLVLMQTPSVPKDASILIIAGPKTDPVDPELDSIREYLNRGGSLLVFLKPFKTPKLAAMLKDYGFETRDDIIVDRMSRVFGGDLLMPVVTTYIKFPITKNFDLASFFPEARSVKVAEKPAPDVAPKELCLTSPVSWTISEEQLQSGKADIDENFGMKGPIPVMAVSTVTYPDSTEQAASAEKGTSQEPKAEAEPPKPKKARIAVFGSSLIASNKFFKLQGNGDLIMNSIAWLAEDENLIAIRPKSGKSQPIVLTASESLAFLAIPVFLMPLAWIILGAAVYFYRRRSVIA